The Miscanthus floridulus cultivar M001 chromosome 17, ASM1932011v1, whole genome shotgun sequence genome has a window encoding:
- the LOC136518677 gene encoding cyclin-P3-1-like, with translation MTMESPTTAAGDELESYLSLGLTVSHSQKDDAEFPKVLLLLSAYLDKKVQQNEELLDSSKIKESTTIFHGQRVPELSIKLYAERIFKYAKCSPSCFVLGLIYMERYLRQPNIYMTSFSVHRLLIASVVVAAKFIDDAFFNNAYYGRVGGITTREMNMLELDLLFSLDFRLKVDIETFGSYCLQLEKEALVLVLERPIQVQAANVTKHLICNSSADETCKHELVRERYSSQAVHGCSW, from the exons ATGACAATGGAGTCACCTACAACTGCCGCTGGTGATGAACTGGAGAGCTACTTGTCCTTGGGTTTGACAGTATCCCACTCACAGAAAGATGATGCTGAATTTCCAAAGGTTCTGCTGCTTCTCTCAGCGTATCTTGACAAGAAGGTTCAGCAGAATGAAGAGTTACTAGATTCCAGTAAAATAAAGGAGTCAACCACTATCTTTCATGGTCAGAGGGTGCCTGAACTTAGTATAAAGCTCTATGCAGAACGCATTTTCAAGTATGCAAAGTGCAGCCCATCTTGCTTTGTGTTGGGACTTATCTACATGGAGAGATATCTACGGCAACCAAACATTTACATGACGTCATTTAGTGTCCATCGCTTACTTATTGCAAGTGTTGTTGTTGCTGCCAAATTCATTGATGATGC GTTTTTCAACAATGCATACTACGGGAGAGTTGGAGGAATTACCACAAGAGAGATGAATATGCTTGAGCTGGATTTGTTGTTCAGTCTGGACTTCAGGCTCAAAGTGGATATAGAGACTTTCGGAAGCTACTGCTTGCAGTTGGAGAAGGAAGCACTGGTTCTTGTTTTGGAGAGACCAATTCAGGTCCAAGCAGCCAACGTGACTAAACACTTGATTTGTAACAGCAGTGCCGATGAGACTTGCAAACACGAGCTCGTGCGGGAAAGGTACAGCAGTCAGGCTGTCCATGGTTGTAGCTGGTAA